Proteins from one Anastrepha obliqua isolate idAnaObli1 chromosome 2, idAnaObli1_1.0, whole genome shotgun sequence genomic window:
- the LOC129237817 gene encoding achaete-scute complex protein T3, translating to MASMCMTQTSYRQLQPEHQYQLLNNNFLLLQKAQQLQTIHSNAYQSKKQQTIAPATKILGNSNLHNIQVGPAGGGGGGTLVPRKKYNYMNVPYGEQLPSVARRNARERNRVKQVNNGFANLRRHLPQTVINTLSHGGRGASKKLSKVDTLRIAVEYIRGLQDMLEASQPAESKSHIANTLCDESSNDGSNYGYSSMGSPSDLAFNQLQQSYNSEVSASPLSSNSDDSDISIGGTNYLQTVKLEHQQSAKEDSQVMQFDNIAHFLTEDQSFGDDDSLLECISSWQEH from the coding sequence ATGGCAAGTATGTGCATGACACAAACGAGCTATCGACAGCTACAACCAGAACACCAGTACCAATTgttaaacaacaattttttgctgTTACAAAAGGCTCAGCAACTACAAACAATTCATTCAAATGCCTACCAGTCCAAGAAGCAACAAACCATCGCACCAGCAACCAAAATATTGGGTAACAGTAATCTGCATAATATCCAAGTGGGTCCAGCAGGTGGAGGTGGTGGTGGTACATTGGTGCCGCGCAAGAAGTACAACTACATGAACGTGCCATACGGTGAGCAATTGCCTTCGGTGGCACGACGCAATGCGCGCGAACGTAATCGCGTCAAGCAGGTGAACAACGGCTTTGCCAACTTGCGCCGGCATTTGCCACAAACAGTCATCAATACCTTATCGCATGGAGGACGTGGTGCCAGCAAGAAACTCTCCAAAGTGGATACGCTTCGCATTGCGGTGGAGTACATACGCGGTCTGCAGGATATGCTGGAGGCATCGCAGCCAGCGGAAAGTAAATCGCACATCGCAAATACGTTGTGCGATGAGTCCAGCAATGATGGCAGCAATTACGGTTACTCCTCGATGGGCAGTCCCAGCGACTTAGCCTTCAATCAACTGCAGCAGAGCTACAACTCCGAGGTTTCCGCGTCGCCTTTGTCCAGCAATAGCGACGATTCTGATATTTCTATTGGTGGTACCAACTATTTGCAAACAGTGAAGCTTGAGCATCAACAATCAGCAAAGGAGGATAGTCAAGTGATGCAGTTTGATAACATCGCGCATTTTTTAACTGAAGATCAGTCCTTTGGTGATGACGATTCGCTGCTGGAATGTATCTCTTCGTGGCAGGAGCATTGA